Proteins from one Ricinus communis isolate WT05 ecotype wild-type chromosome 9, ASM1957865v1, whole genome shotgun sequence genomic window:
- the LOC8277670 gene encoding phytohormone-binding protein, translating to MVKEVKTQAKIGVGVDILWKALAKNLKFIIPKMIPNLVKDAEVIEGDGGLGTVYLFNFGPDIKTMTYQKEKISELDDSLHRIALQVIEGGHLNLGFSYYNTIFQLTAIGEGETLIDVTVAYESEIEDDTMPSKTKSSTLAYISSLENYLANASSC from the exons ATGGTAAAGGAAGTGAAAACTCAAGCCAAAATTGGTGTTGGTGTAGATATCCTGTGGAAAGCTTTAgctaaaaatttgaaatttattattccaAAAATGATTCCAAATTTAGTGAAGGATGCTGAAGTGATTGAAGGTGATGGTGGCCTTGGTACAGTCTACCTCTTCAATTTCGGCCCTG ATATCAAAACAATGACATACCAGAAGGAGAAGATTTCAGAGCTTGATGATTCCTTGCACCGAATTGCACTGCAAGTAATTGAAGGGGGCCATCTGAATCTTGGTTTTTCTTACTATAATACAATTTTCCAGCTAACTGCCATTGGAGAGGGGGAGACACTGATTGATGTCACAGTAGCATATGAGTCTGAAATAGAAGATGATACCATGCCATCAAAGACAAAATCATCAACGTTAGCTTACATCAGTAGCCTGGAAAATTATTTGGCAAATGCTTCTTCTTGTTAG
- the LOC8277669 gene encoding uncharacterized protein LOC8277669 — MKILSSISLSVILLAFISGLIQANAAVESVKCNNAASRCYGKNVYCPAECPSTYSKDPYAKVCYINCDHPQCKTECKRRKASCDTPGSACYDPRFIGGDGVVFYFHGKSNEHFSLVSDTNLQINGRFIGHRPAGRTRDFTWIQALGVLFNTRTFSLEATKAATWDSEIDHLKFTYNGQDLVVPEGSLSIWYSPEKDVKVERVSSRNSAIVTLKDTVEILVNVVPVTKEDDRVHNYQVPANDCFVHLEVQFRFFNLSPKVDGVLGRTYRPDFENPAKPGVAMPVLGGEEKYRTPSLLSPDCQSCIFSTQSGSKQEASSSIDYGTLDCTRGASAGYGIVCRK, encoded by the exons ATGAAGATCTTAAGCAGCATTTCCTTATCTGTCATTCTGCTAGCCTTTATTTCAGGCTTAATACAAGCAAATGCTGCAGTAGAATCTGTGAAGTGCAACAACGCAGCCAGCCGATGCTATGGGAAGAATGTATACTGCCCAGCTGAATGTCCGAGCACTTACTCAAAAGACCCTTATGCTAAAGTTTGCTATATCAACTGTGATCATCCACAATGCAAGACTGAGTGCAAGC GTCGTAAAGCAAGTTGTGACACCCCAGGATCAGCCTGCTATGATCCTCGTTTCATTGGCGGtgatggagttgttttctatttcCACGGCAAGAGCAATGAGCATTTCAGCTTAGTATCAGATACCAATCTTCAAATAAACGGAAGATTCATTGGCCACAGGCCAGCAGGCAGAACCCGGGACTTCACATGGATTCAAGCCTTGGGAGTCCTTTTTAACACTCGCACCTTCTCTCTTGAGGCTACTAAGGCAGCAACTTGGGATAGTGAGATTGATCACCTAAAGTTCACTTATAATGGGCAAGATTTAGTCGTTCCTGAAGGGTCTCTCTCCATCTGGTATTCTCCAGAGAAGGATGTCAAAGTAGAGAGAGTATCAAGCAGAAACAGTGCCATTGTCACCTTGAAGGATACTGTGGAGATTTTGGTCAATGTCGTGCCAGTAACTAAAGAAGATGATAGAGTCCACAACTATCAAGTACCTGCTAATGACTGCTTTGTCCACTTGGAAGTTCAATTCAGGTTCTTTAACCTGTCCCCTAAGGTTGATGGAGTTTTGGGCAGGACTTACAGGCCTGACTTTGAAAACCCTGCAAAGCCTGGTGTAGCAATGCCAGTTTTGGGAGGTGAAGAGAAGTATAGAACCCCATCCCTTCTGTCTCCAGATTGCCAATCTTGCATCTTCTCGACGCAAAGTGGTTCAAAGCAAGAGGCTTCATCTTCTATTGACTATGGCACCCTAGACTGCACCCGCGGTGCATCTGCAGGATATGGTATTGTCTGCAGGAAGTAA